GAATACATGAAAAAAGAAGCCAAAGGAGAAGTTTATAAATCAGCTCTAAACGGAGAAGTTATCTATGGAAATAATGCAGGAAAATGGACATTAGACAGAACCTATATTGCTCAAGCACAAGAAACAAAAAACTTGGAAATCCGAACTTTATGCCAAGTAACCAACATAGAACAGCTTGAAAATGGACATTATAAAATTCTGATTACCAAACTCAACACTAAAGGAGAGCCTATTGCTCAGGAAACTTATACCTGTCAGTATTTATTTTTGGGTGCAGGAAGCATGGGAACTTCCAAACTCCTTATGAAATCGAAACATGAAGGAGGATTATCAAAGCTCAATGAAAAAGTAGGGCAAGAATGGGGAAGTAATGGAAATATAATGACAGGAAGAAATTTTGTAAATGCAACAGGAAGAAAACAATCTACTATTCCTGTTTTGGGAATAGATGGTTGGAACGATCCTGAAAACCCTATTTTTGCCGAAATTGCTCCTTTGCCTATGAATCTTGAAACTTGGACAACGCTTTATCTTGCCATTACTCAAAATCCAGAAAGAGGCTATTTTGCATATAATGAAATTACAAAAGAAGTTCAATTAATTTGGAATAAAAATCAAAATGATCCAGCAAAACAGGCAGCTAAAAAATTTATTGATAGAATGAACAAAGCGAATGGAGGCATAAGGTCTCATTTATTGTTTAATAATGGTTATGGAGATGATTTTTGTTATCATCCTTTAGGTGGTTGTGTATTGGGAAAGGCAACTGATAATTATGGCAGAATAGAAAACTATAAAAATTTGTATGCCATAGATGGTTCTCTTATTCCTGGAAGTGTGGGTGTGAATCCGTTTGTAACCATAACAGCATTGGCAGAACGAAATATGGACTATATTTTGAAAGAAGATTTTTTAAATGAATAAATTAATTTTATTTGTCATAGATTTACTAGTCTGTGTAAATGGTAAAATAAGCTGTTTCGTTCAATTCAAAAATACTATCCATTTG
This is a stretch of genomic DNA from Bernardetia sp. MNP-M8. It encodes these proteins:
- a CDS encoding GMC oxidoreductase; the protein is MKSSKSNRREFLKLLTYSTLGVATTPMLASCATLFSTKMKNNGFKKAIVIGSGYGGAVAALRLTQKNIPTLLIEMGQEWKLTPKHDTFCKMITADKRSSWRSSTPHAPITIPFFIKKYAGVLDKEKHPNMDVFLGRGLGGGSLVNGGIAITPDKNYFEKILPSVNSEEMFDKYFPLANKALRVNTIEADFFEETPYYQFSRIAREDAKKAGYQTKFFPNVYDFEYMKKEAKGEVYKSALNGEVIYGNNAGKWTLDRTYIAQAQETKNLEIRTLCQVTNIEQLENGHYKILITKLNTKGEPIAQETYTCQYLFLGAGSMGTSKLLMKSKHEGGLSKLNEKVGQEWGSNGNIMTGRNFVNATGRKQSTIPVLGIDGWNDPENPIFAEIAPLPMNLETWTTLYLAITQNPERGYFAYNEITKEVQLIWNKNQNDPAKQAAKKFIDRMNKANGGIRSHLLFNNGYGDDFCYHPLGGCVLGKATDNYGRIENYKNLYAIDGSLIPGSVGVNPFVTITALAERNMDYILKEDFLNE